CTTCCTCTCATCAGgtgttaacaggaaaaaaatttcttgatCGCAAACTCATTGCTGCTCAAGAGAGTTTTGTTCATGCACAGGGAACTTGAAACAACTGGAATATGTCTACTGTGAGGGAAACGAGCTCCTAATAAAATCAGTAGTAATCCAACAGCTGTAACTATAATAATGTGAGTTTACTCATATCATCTTATTGAAAGTTATAAAGACTTTGAATTTGGCTTTAGTGGAAATGATAACTGAGTGTTTTCTAGTAGTACATGCATTTAAATACAGTGACTTACTGTTTCACTGCCAGGTTTCCAACCAGCAGggcaaactggagaaaaaaaagaggacaaagtTAGTAAAAGTATTTTTACACACACTTACTTTGTAGACTTAATGTTCTCTTTCTGAACTTGAAGTAAAACAGCACACAAGCATCACATGTAAATATCTGCAACTATTAAATATGCAGCTTGCTTTATACATGGGATGGTGTCGTAACAGTTTATAGCTGATACCACCTACCACTCCTCTTAACTGGAAACTGCATATCTCTGGATGGATGTCTGTGCCTTGTTTTAATTCTCATGCCCTCCTAGACAAAGTACTGGCAAAGCAGTATCTGAGAATGAACACCTATTCTAGTAAAACCAAAAGTTTCATGATAAAATTCAGGTGACTACACTGAGAcctatctttctttctttaaaaccaaTGCTAGGGGAAATTTTTTAGCAAATAAATCAGTTCAAAGATTCTACAAGAGACTGAGTGATTTTATTTGAAGCCTTGCTCAGGAGTAAAGGGGTTATAGCATGTAGTTAGTATGCAGTGTGGCGGAGAGCCCTGTGACCACCTGTACAGTTGCACATTCTAGAGTGAAGCTCTTATCTGTTCAGAGCTCTCCCTCTGAGGCTTAAGGCATGCTGACGGACAAAATACCACAAATGCAATTAGGAATTCTGGAGGACTTTGTTTCCTGTTCTGTGCAAAGAATCCAATAAGGTGACTAGGGAGGCTCTCCTCAGCGTTCATGCAAAAGCTGGTGAGATTCcaccacagctggaaaaaaatgtggtaCTCTGGAAACACACTGCAGATCAATATTCTGCAAGACAGCTTTTTAACGAAATAAGAGAGGTTACATTTCCTTAGTCAAATGTGTGTAGCCTAAGTATCAGCATTTATCTTTTCAAATCTGTACAGCAAAGCATAATAATGATTTGTACCTTCAGATAAAGGTACTTTCAAATGCCAGGTGAAATTGAGTTGAAATGGAAGTTAAGCTGCTGAACATATgtattaatatttaaacaaatctttaaaaaatgaatgtgtttaaataaacacattagttaaagaaatgtgaaaagttCACTCTTGAACTGGGGGGATATGAATTCTTGAGACAAAGTAATGACCTGAAGCCAGTGAATGCTTCTTTGTCAGGGAAAATGATCACATAGCACTTGTAAAGAAAACACAAGTAATGGCGGTCTAAATTTCACAGTATCACCATGTATCTTGACATGAAGCACTCTCAATTACTTGTCACAGACCCTCAATGAATAACACAGGACAAGGATGGCCTGCATCTCAATTATTTCAGTATGCCAAGATGTACTGAAATATTGGTCCCGATTCTTCATGGCCTCGTATTTTGTACAGATCTATGCTTGTGACAGACGGTACATAATGCCTTAATTCAGGCTAAGGAATGCTTTATGCTCTGCATTCTCATGGATGTGAAGCAAAATGTGAATTACTACACTAGAAACAACCTATGGAGGTACCAGGACCACAGAATCTTGTAGCAGGGCAATCAACCCACTTCATTCACTGCATGAGGCTAGTTTCTAATGCTACTGAGTACCCTTCTTCCAAAAAGCTACAAATACAGCTTCCAGTCTAAGTAAAACAATCTTCAACACGAAAGTATTTAAAAGGGCACCTTCTCCATGTTTGTCTGTGTACTGGAATGCTTGTACTAAACGAAGTGTTTCATCCACTGATCTCCCAACAGGAAGGTCATTCATCGTGATCTGACGAAGGATTCTCTTATCATCAATAATGAAAAggcctctgtgaaaacatttttttggtgtTAGGAAACAGAACTAATTACAGTGTTGTGTTTACATGCTGTTTTATGTCTGTTGGATGGGAAGAATTTGATCTCTGCAAACACCATACAATACCCACCACCTTAGAATACTACTAACCTACTATTCTTTACCTGGGGTATCAGATGACATGAGCTGATGGCaagttaaaaccaaaaaaggataGTTCTTCGCAGAACACAGAACTAAGCTTTGGCAGGCCCTGCCAGGGGATGTTGCAGATGCTATGATGTTACAGGGATCCCAAAAGCAACTAATCAAGTTCATGAAAGATGTATCTCGCGGCCATTAGTCTTGACCCCACCTGGGCTTGGGAGGTCCCTGAGTAACTGCAATTCTGGGGTATTCTGCATGTTTGCCCTGCCCTAGGTATCTGCTGATGACTGCTGTTAAACAGGATATTAACCTCCACCCTTGTTCTGACTCATTATGgctatttttctgtgttcttcaaTATATATTTTGTCTCTCAGCATGAATCCCCAAGTAAAAACTGCTctcaaagaaaaatttcaaatgctTCTTTAGATATAAAGTAGTAAGTACTACTCCAGCAGAACAAAATTAACTGTAACCAAGTGAAATACCTAAGTGTATGCCCTTGATCTTCCAGATATACACCATAATCCTTTGAAATTTGGTGTGTCAAATCTGAAAGAAGCGGAATCTTCATAGGTCCAAGTCCCCCTTGTTTTCGAGGAGTATTAATCCTTTGAAAGAAATGAGATACAGATGTATTTCTCATAAAGATTTATATTCCCTAGACAAAGTTAAAAGTCACAAACCAGAACAGTACAGACAGAAGGATTTAGTGCAAGTGACATTCTTCTTGCTCTGCACACAAGGGAGACGAGTACTATTTACGGTTCAAGCAAAATGTTCAGTAGATCTTTAGCAGTTTTTGGCCACATTTATTAATAGTGACCTCTTTCTTACCAGTCATACTCACTTTATACCAATGTGCTCATGAATTGGGACAGTGTAACACATTTACAGATACCTGCatccttatctctttttttcttttgtatctgaaatattttttttggaCTGAGACATGATATATTTCAAGCAGTACATATTAAACAAACTTCAAAGATAAAGGTACTTTCACACACTAGGGTTAAAAATTTTCACcactagaagatattttaaacacTTGTATCAATAGTATCATGCATTATGATATACCTACATAGGCTACAAATCTGGGCATACAGTTCTTCAGCTAAGATGGACCCATGAATAATTTTTAGTAAAAGACAAGGATAAGATACATACCATGCTAAGTGAGTGAACTTTGAGTCCACAGAACATGCTACTACTTCGGTATTTATTGCTCTGAATTCTTCAATTCTGTCACTGAAGGCGATTATCTCCGTTGGACATACAAATGTACTAGGTAATTTAAAACAAGATAAAGTCAAAATTTCATGAGACGTCCAGTAAATTctctgtttaaattaaatggTGGATTTATCATAAATGATTTcagcttttacttattttttattgcttcttcaaGTATTTAACCAAAATGCTGCCTGACAAATCTTCCAGCCTCAGACTCTAGCTTAGTTACAAATGGTTTATTACTGAAGAAGATTATAAACACATCTGGACACAAGTGTTTTTACAGTTACTTTATTTTAGACTTTATGAATATTAAGTGGCTGAATTTAAGCACAACATGCCAAGTTTTTTCAGAGGAACATACTATAATTTCTTGTCTCTGTGCATGTCTGcaaattttaactattttgaGTTGAACTTTTTCCACTACAGAAGAAAGAGAGTGATAAAGATCACAATTTCTAGGCCCTCAAAGCTAAGGGCCAAGAGCCACATTCTTTCCTTTATAATGTTAAGGTAGTTATGCATCTCTGTCCTCTTTTCATTTTGTGGAAAAGAATGGGATTGTCTGGTAGAAAGCTGAGGTGTTTTCACTCAACCAGTGAAGTTATGGCATTCTAAATAAAGGAGGGTAATGTTACATATTCTTAGGATGTTATAGGAAGAACTTAAAGGGAAAACGCCATCTCTTAATGTCCTACATACACTCTGGAAAATATAGATGGGATGCTGTCTTCTTTCTGCAGCAATGATTTACAGCATTATACAGAATGTAAAGGTTGCTACAgactgaaagttatttttttgtGTGGAGACACAAATCAGCGGACACGCTTATTAGGACAAAGATTGTGTTACAGTTTTACCAATGCACGatgaaaacacaaatgaaagaaCGTATTTTCTTCTGTcgctcctttcttctcccccaaacccttaccaaacaaaaaaacaagacctcagaaaaagagaaaaattaatgaattacGAGACTAGTATAGCTGCACTCAGTCTTGGTATGTCTACAGTGGTCTTACTTACAAGTCAAGAGGATAGAAGAAGAAGACAAGATATTTTCCTTTATAATCTGTTAATTTCAGCTCTTTAAACTCTCCATTAATGACTGCGGTTCCTTCCCAGTAAGGTGCTGGCTTGGAGACTGAAATATGAAGAACGTTCAATTAAAAGTCAGAATACGAAGCACGTGTTCAAACAAAGCTGTTCCTTAGCTAGCTTGTGCGCAAGGACAGCTGTTCTTCCTTTTGCTTGAAAAACAACCTACTGCACAGTTACAAAATGAAACGTCTTATCACTTTAAAATGTTCACAGCTGGCAGAGGTTACAGGATGATGAAGAAATGTAGGTTTCAGTACACATGGGAAGTAAATAATTTGACCAATGTGTGCTTATACATGAGCCCTTTGAATCACTGATAATCAAGGCCACACAACCCTTATCTGGGCATATTGAACAAACCACGTGTACACTACCAGCTCATGGCAGAAAATCTGTTAGACTGAAGGAGAAGCTGTTTAAGATTTCAGGAACCCTCACTATTTTGTTGTGAATCAGAAACATAGGATGGTTCAAATTCACACTGTTACTTTTTAGCCATGAAAAACTACTTGGAATTCAAGTccacaaaaaaatacatgctACAACATGTTTAGAGACAAATGCCTAAAAATGCAgtgtatatttattaaattacAACTCCTAAATTGTAACTTGAAGAtagttgtgttttaaaaaaaaaaatccaattaaaatgcatgaaatgtATTTACTGTTCCTATCAAAAGGGATTAACCttgaatttaaaatactaaaaatgatTCTGCCAGGTACTATTTTCATAGTAATGTGAATTCTGAGACAAAGGGTAGGGTATGCTGGAGATACAAGGTGATCTGAATACACTTGTGATGTCAAGGACATTGACAGACAGCCCCAGGAAACTGGAGAAACGCTGCTGAGATAAATATACAGAATCCTAATTGTTATGTGGATGATGACTGCATTGTTGGTCTCTCCTTTTCTTAGGACAACCCACAGCTGTAGAATATAGTTTGTGAGGATCTACAAGGACTgcaaaaaataccccaaatcaTCAGACACATTGTGCCCCTGAGTGGGAAGGCAGTCTGCTTTGGTTTCACTTGATATAACCCACAAGGGATGCAGCAATACAAGTAGAGAGAGCCAGGAGATATGACTGGTAATTTCAGTTCACATTTTTTGAAGAAATGCTCTTCTTCCTCTCAAGTCTTCGGCAGAATTCTTTCTGACCAGAATTCAAGCTCCAGACgtctaactttttttaattgagtCTTTGTAGGTATGGGACTGTTTTCAAGTGAGAGCAAGGATTAACCTTCAAGTTATTTTGAGCTGTCCACAATGTTTCAAATGTTGCTCTTTACAAAATAGGGACACACCTAATCTAATCTCTTTGCAGCAAAACATTCTCTTCAACTGACCTTCAAATTActagggagaaggaaaagaaattaaataagatATGTTGTATCTTGACCCATTTTTAAGTGAAGGTGAtacttttggtttaaaaatacttGTCTAAAATGCTGTAATAACTTACattagaaaaggaggaaaaaccagACAAAACTGGTTACACATATCTTGactggttttccatttttctcataGCATCTGTTTGCAAATGTTTATAACGGAAGTTATGCCCTGGCTCGGTAGAGGAAAACGATTTAAAGCTGTACATTCTCACAGCAAAGATCGTTTCTACGAGACTTCTCTCCACTCTCTGTTCTGCAGAATGGGACTTTTGGAGAGCATCTGACCACTTGAACAGGTGCCCCTGAACACCTCACTGCGACTCAATTAAAGACGTTTGCACCTAGGTCTGCCATAAAGTATTTAAATCACCAGAGAGTGTAGGCACAAAAGCAAGTGACAAACCAAGCCCAGTAATAACTGGTGAACATTAGGAGAGGTGACTGTTCAGCATTTCTAACCACAGTGCGAGCACGAAACTCTTCTGTATCTTGTTGAAGGCGTTTCCCTTAACTCATTTGCTCTCTCTGGAACCACAGACCTTGCTAAATGTCTGTGAAACGTTGAACTCGCTGCCAATTTACCACGATAAAACCGTAGGTCTGGAAGGGACGGTGGGCCTTCCCTCCGTCGTCCCGAGGCCTCCCCGGAGGCCGTATGCACGCTCCTACGGCCAGAAGCCgatgtggggaagggaaggcatTCGGGAGCCGCGGGGTGTGCTGCCATGCCACTTCCGCAGGGCACCTGCGACCCAACCGCGACCGTCACCCGGCGGGGGGCCGCgcagggccaggggctgctcTCGGCGCAGACGGCGGGCAGCGCCTCAGGCCGCCGGCTGAGGGGAACGGCCCCCCCGCCGGGGAAGAGCCGCGCCGCCGCGGGACCccgggagggaaggagagagggaggaagggagggagggccGCAACCCGCCCCGCCGTgctgccccggcgcggcgggcccACGCGCTCCGCCTGACGTGGCGCTGCCCGCCGCTCTCCCGCTGCGCCCGGGGAGGCcgccccctcccacccaccccgcGACCGTTAAcggccccgcgcgccgccgcACTCTCCCTCAGCCTGCGGCGCCAGTGCAGGCGCATGGCGGGCACCTcctccgcgccccggccccggccccgggccgcccctcAGCGGCAGCGCGACAAGGGGCGCCCGAACGGCATCCCCCGCCCGGGCCTCTCCTCCCCGCCCGGGGCCTCTCCTCgccgctcgccgcccgccgcccctgcgctccccgctccctcggcagccccagccccgccggcaccTACTCTTGGCCTGGCTGAGGTGCAGCGAGTGGTCGGAGACGGGCAGACGAGCCGCCTCCCCGGGGTAGACCTGCCCCCCCGCGTAGTAATGGCACTGCTCGTCCCCCCGCTGCCGCGCCGGGCGCTGTTCCTCCGCCGCCTCGcctcccagcgccgccgccgccgctagcaacagcagcagcagcgccgagcgccgggcccgcgccccgccgcccgcccgcagtCGCGGCTGCGCCGCCTCCATGGCCCGCCGAGCTAGTGCAcgtccccgcggcgcggcggcggaggggcggtGGCGGGGAGGAGCTTGGCCGGTCCTCTCGCACACGCTCCCAGTCGCACGGCCAGGGCTCCCGGCGCGGCTGTCCAACGCCCCGCGGCGGCTGCGTGAGGAGAGCCCGaggcccgccgcgctgccccccgcccggcaccgccacccccggccccggtcTTTCGGTGGGGCTGGGCGCTGCCTGCCGCCTGGGCCCCGGGGCCCGGGCCGTGCAGGCGGGGCTGTGGCCTCATGCTTAAGCCCCGGAGGAAATGGTAAATTATGTACGTGTctagagaaaaagagaaaagaaaaatacacgtGTATGTGGAGAGAGAGAGTGCGTATAGGCCAGTGCCTGTGATTGCAGAAGGAAACTCTCTGCCAATGTGGGAGATTTCCCGTCTGGTATCTCTCCTGTCTGTGGCAGCGTGGGTTCTGTGAGCATTTAATCACACGCGGTCATACCAGTCTATGCCAAATGCAGCTTGTACTTTGTAGCCTAATGAATACACGGAATGTGAAAAAGCGTACTGCTTTAGGTCTGAAATCTTGAATTGCTGCCAGCTGGGCAGCAAATTGTGAATGAGTTCCACATAATGCACGTGGTGGCTGCATTAAAGTGTGTGGTCAAACAGAAGTGAGGCTACTAAGTGCCTTTTAATTCATAAaagcatagaatcacagaatggtttgggttggaagggacctttaaaggtcatctagtccaacctccctgcaatgagcagggacatcttcaacgagatcaggttgctcagagccccatccaacctgaccttgaatgtttccagggatggggcatctaccacctctctgggcagcctgttcccgtGTTTCACCACCCacattgtaaaaagtttcttccttatatctagtctgaacctaccttctattaatttaaaaccattaccccttgtcccatCGCtatacaggccctgctaaaaagtctgtccccgtctttcttataagccccctttaagtactgaaaggctgcagtaaggtctccctggagccttctcttctccaggctgaacaagcccaactctctcagcctttcctcatacgagaggtgctccagccctcggatcatcttcatggcccagATGTCTTGGCTCAAGTTTGTCTCGTGAGAGGTCATTTTGCTCAGTGCTGAGTAGATTGTGGTTCATATCACAAAATAGTTACATATTTGTCCCACGTAAGCGTAGCTAGAAGGTAATTCAGCAGCACATTTAATAACAAGATTTTGAAGACAGCAAGCAGTCTGTGACAAGCGGTAGGTAAGGCTTTGCAGCACAGTGTCTGGTCGAACGAGGTTATTGTAGGCGTATCTGTTTGACTGGGACAGTTCAGGTCATCTGGCAAGTGTATCAGTTAAACTGTAACCAGGATCCTTAAAAATTAAGATGTGAGAGAGCTGGAGCTATCCCTTATCGAAAAGTAGGGACACCATTGACCTTTTGTGCTTGGAGCACTGTGGAATGCCATCCTCTGGGAAAACTGGTGGTTCAGTAAAAAGGTTACCCCAGACTGAAAAAGTCAGGCTCTTAACAGAGGAACATCTGCATCGTATCCTGTCTCTGCAGGTGATTTGTGATAAATGTACCTTCAGGATGGTACGGTACCCACACCAGAATGGACAGTACAatttatctctttaaaaaatgATACAGAACAGGCACATAAAGAGCAGagccaaaagaaaacactgagggCTGTTTTCAAAGAATACAGGCTctgtaaaagaagaaagggaTTAGCAAGGTACCTATCATTATACATTGTGTCTTGAACAAATCCTACTATTTTTCTGGTTTCCTACAACAGAATCCACcctttaaaaagatatttcacaaaattaaattcaCAGAAGTGGGAAAAACAAGACCTTGCAGGCATGTGTGCACTTCTTAACCTGTGATTTCAGTGTTCCTTTCTCCCAAAGCTCTGACTGCTCTCCAGAAGgagcttctttcctttcccatctcttGTCATGTTTGCCTTTAAGTCCCAGTCTAGGTTCTACAAATTAGGGATCATGCTTGTAAAATGCCATTCATACTGTTACTGTCACAGCAATAATCTTACTCGGGTGTATCTGCCCGCCTGAAGGGATTGAAGACTACTGAGGATCAGAAGGGTAAGGCTCTGGAACAGCCCTCTGACGGCTACGGAAGCAAAATACCTACATAGCTATCGTATCATAGCTTGATCAGCGTGTGTGAAATTataaaaaattgcattaaatgtCTGCCTACAGGGGAAATGGACTTGATAGCACATGAGATCCCCTTGTCCTGTTTTTTCACGGTGAATTGATGGTGGCCAGCCTCTGATCATACCTCCTAAAATGTTGGAAGCAGGATAAAATCTGAtcttcttttcagtgctgctgtttcagTTTGACTTCCCTCCCCTATCAAGGGCATGTCATTAAAGGGAGGATGAACAAAACCCGTTTGCTCATGTTAAGCGCTCTGGCTCTGGTAGAAAAAAGCACTTCAACAATCTTTGTACTCCCACTGATTCCAGATTCAGGCGTGCCTTGCATTTAAGCTTGCTAAAATGTGTTGATGGATTACTGTCTTACAGGATCCAACTTTAGTAGTACTGAACTCAATATCAAGCCTTCCTCAATCTCACTGCTTGTAAGGACAGTGACAGTCATGGCCTCCGTGAGTTTACAGACAAAGTTATTTTGGTTGaccctgctcttttctttttgctggtgttttgaGCCATAGGAAATGGCAGTGATTTGAAAAGTCACTTAGTAAAGTTGATAtagtaaagctgaaaaaaatgagaagttgaGAGAGGTATGCACTTTGCATAACATTACCATCTCTCAGTTGAAAGATATTCCCAAATACCtataaatgagagagaaaacaagtaaaatcaatgcagtaaaaatagaaaagaatcagGCCTCTTGTGAGTGGAGAAAATGCTGCAGGACAAAAATGGGTTTTATCTGCAGAATATAATGTGAGTTAAATAGCACTAATCTGAGGTTCATATGCGATTATATATACACATGGAACAGAGTTCAAAAGAGCAACAAGAAAGactttctggctgctgctgtactTTCAAGACTTCTggaactgattaaaaaatgaaaaatttcgtAAATTAAATCCACATATATATCACTCTTCAGTGTCCAAACGGAGAACATGGGCAGCCTTCTTTCTTTGCCCGGTGATGAAATGCTCGAACTGAATGCTGATTTTGGGGTTTAAATTGATGAAATTAAGTGATGCTGTTAATATGTCAAAGAGAAACACTGTGCTACATTCATCCAGTTGTACAGCTCTTCTGAAGTTGGTAGGGTTTACCACGTGCAAAGGGAAAGCTCTtaaatccttcctttcctccGCTGCGTTACAGGCTGCGTTCCTGCATGTCATGCCATGTTCAGGCCCGCAAGGATGGTTCGGTTTTGGCAAAGGGCTTGGTTGTGGCAGGGTGTTATTGCCACGGTGGCACTACAGTTATGGAGGCAGGGAGTGATTTAGGCTACTAAAGCAGTTTGGAAATGGTTGTGGAGGTTCTGTCTGTTCTTGCTTGTAGTAATAAAATACCTCACTATCATTTAAATGACCTAATATAAAAACATCTTGGAAAAATTAGCATAGTATATTGTAGCAAGATGCCTGTCGCCATTTCCTGGAACAGATGGAGCAGATGTTCAATATTGTGCTGGTGAAACTCGTGGTTGGTTTTATCCTCCTCATGCCTTACAGGGACATTTTAACAAATATATTGCATTGCTTGTCATGCATGACAGAAAATCTATAGTGTAGAAAACTTTGCTGGAGAAAGGAGGgtagaaaacatctgttttgtAAGTGGTATTGGATCAGAATGACCATAATTAAAATTACCAATTAGAGAAGTCTTCTCCTTTTTGGCTCTTGATAAGGCTAGACTGGTGGGATCAGCTGTGTGTGAGCTGACTGCTAAGGGTCCTTGAAGAGAAAGTGTATCATCAGGCTGAAAAGTGCTGGGTGGTGCCATTTGCTTTGACGGGGACTTCATCCTGACTTCTAACTGCTGCTAATATAGCTGAAGCAGTATGGTTGCTTAAATATAAACAGAAACGTCTTAAAATCTGCCACTTAGCAGTGTAGAGGTGTAATAGGTATATTTATCCCT
The genomic region above belongs to Mycteria americana isolate JAX WOST 10 ecotype Jacksonville Zoo and Gardens chromosome 1, USCA_MyAme_1.0, whole genome shotgun sequence and contains:
- the PRDX4 gene encoding peroxiredoxin-4 isoform X2, which gives rise to MEAAQPRLRAGGGARARRSALLLLLLAAAAALGGEAAEEQRPARQRGDEQCHYYAGGQVYPGEAARLPVSDHSLHLSQAKISKPAPYWEGTAVINGEFKELKLTDYKGKYLVFFFYPLDFTFVCPTEIIAFSDRIEEFRAINTEVVACSVDSKFTHLAWINTPRKQGGLGPMKIPLLSDLTHQISKDYGVYLEDQGHTLRGLFIIDDKRILRQITMNDLPVGRSVDETLRLVQAFQYTDKHGEVCPAGWKPGSETIKPEEAMRVWWPREEL
- the PRDX4 gene encoding peroxiredoxin-4 isoform X1 is translated as MEAAQPRLRAGGGARARRSALLLLLLAAAAALGGEAAEEQRPARQRGDEQCHYYAGGQVYPGEAARLPVSDHSLHLSQAKISKPAPYWEGTAVINGEFKELKLTDYKGKYLVFFFYPLDFTFVCPTEIIAFSDRIEEFRAINTEVVACSVDSKFTHLAWINTPRKQGGLGPMKIPLLSDLTHQISKDYGVYLEDQGHTLRGLFIIDDKRILRQITMNDLPVGRSVDETLRLVQAFQYTDKHGEVCPAGWKPGSETIIPDPAGKLKYFDKLN